The Sporomusa termitida genome has a window encoding:
- a CDS encoding elongator complex protein 3, whose product MMKHYIIPIFIPHLGCRHQCIFCNQQSITGRPTPVTARQVRTMIADRLAAFKQKRQVEVAFYGGSFTALPEAMQNELLAPATEARLQGHIQGIRLSTRPDCINEPIVNNLLERGVTVVELGVQSLDDTVLAAAARGHDCKSVAQAVTLLKKTSLRCGLQFMPGLPGEDWLSLLKTVQRALALSPDFVRIYPAVVIQGTPLAGLYQRGAYQPLSLPQATVRSAYMKLAFERRGIAVIRVGLQASAELDREGTVLAGPYHPAFGELVDAHIFYLMLAGFVEQGIAGCQEHLLIRHHPQDCSKVRGHYNNNIAGLQQAYNIAKITLQAEALVPRATLLFTCGGQDYLLNKNMINSI is encoded by the coding sequence ATGATGAAACATTACATTATACCGATATTTATTCCCCATCTGGGGTGCCGGCATCAATGTATCTTTTGCAATCAGCAAAGTATAACCGGACGGCCAACACCTGTTACTGCCAGGCAGGTGAGGACAATGATTGCTGACCGGCTGGCGGCCTTCAAACAAAAACGGCAGGTTGAGGTAGCTTTTTACGGCGGCAGCTTTACTGCTCTGCCTGAGGCTATGCAAAATGAACTGCTGGCCCCGGCTACCGAAGCCCGTTTACAGGGTCATATTCAGGGGATTCGTCTGTCCACCAGACCTGATTGTATCAATGAACCTATTGTCAATAATTTGCTTGAGCGAGGAGTAACTGTCGTTGAGTTAGGTGTTCAATCGCTGGATGACACTGTGCTGGCTGCTGCGGCCCGGGGACATGACTGCAAGTCTGTCGCTCAGGCTGTTACCCTGTTAAAAAAGACTTCTTTACGCTGTGGGCTGCAGTTTATGCCCGGCCTGCCGGGTGAGGACTGGCTGAGTTTGCTTAAGACCGTGCAGCGTGCCCTTGCTCTTTCTCCTGATTTTGTCCGCATTTATCCGGCGGTGGTTATTCAGGGCACCCCCCTGGCCGGACTTTATCAACGGGGCGCTTACCAGCCTCTTTCCCTGCCGCAGGCGACGGTGCGTTCTGCCTATATGAAACTTGCTTTTGAGCGCCGGGGCATTGCTGTTATCCGGGTTGGTTTGCAGGCTTCAGCAGAGCTTGACCGCGAGGGTACTGTACTGGCCGGGCCTTACCATCCTGCCTTTGGCGAGCTTGTGGATGCCCATATATTTTACCTAATGCTGGCCGGTTTTGTTGAACAGGGTATTGCCGGCTGTCAGGAGCATTTGCTTATACGCCATCATCCGCAGGACTGTTCTAAAGTTAGAGGACACTATAATAACAATATCGCTGGATTGCAGCAGGCCTATAATATTGCGAAAATTACCCTGCAGGCAGAGGCGCTCGTCCCCCGGGCCACCCTTTTGTTTACCTGTGGTGGACAAGACTATCTGCTTAA